In the Candidatus Dependentiae bacterium genome, TCAGTAGCAATGCATGAACAAAAGCACAATGAAATCAAACTTCTTATTGCTGATGACGAGCAGGCAATTCGTGATATGCAGGAAAAAATACAGCAATACGAGTCGCAACGTGAAGCATATGCCCTTACCATCCCTGAGGAATGGAGAGTTCGCTATAATCGCATGAGAAACCAAGTGCCAGACCCTATTGTCCCGGTTCATGGAACATGTTGCAGCGTCTGCTTTTATAACGCATTACAGCAAGACGTTCTTAAATTAAAAAAACAAGAAATTCTTCCATGTCGCAACTGTTACCGCTTTTTGTATTTTGATGAAACACAAGAAACTGAGGCCTCTAAAGCACAATACTAAATCATGGAAAAACAATTAAGCATTCTTGGTTGCACACCCGAACCAAAAAATGATACTCAGTCAAATGAGAAAAAAATCAAAACGCCTACTCCGCCCGTGGACAAACTTAAGCCACGTTGGCAAATTTTTGTTGATGGTGCTGCACGTGGAAACCCTGGGCCGTCAGGAGCAGGAATTTATGTCGTAGACCATCAAATACCGCTTATTCAAAAAGGCATATTCTTGGGCAATAAAACAAATAATCAAGCTGAATATTTAGCATTATTGCTCGCAATATTTTTTGCCAGATCCTATTGCGAATCAAAACAAATTCCCATACCGTATCTTCATTTTATTTCAGATTCTGAGTTGCTCATCAAACAGCTCAATGGTTTTTATTCGGTGAAAAATCCAATACTTATTGAGTTCAACCTTGCAGTCCTTGCAATGCTCAAAGATATCCCCCACACGTTTACCCATGTTGTACGTGCACACAACAAGCATGCTGATGCACTTGCAAACAAGGGAGTTGATAAAAGAACCAAAATTCCTACCGATTTTCTCAAATTTGTGGCAGACTATAACCCGCTTATCGTTTCCCTTTTGTAAATAATCTGCTTGTTGTTGGTGGAGGAGAATTTCTGTGAAATTGCGTTTACTTTTCTATTTATTACCATGTGTTGGATGTACGCTCTTTGCCACGCAACAAGAAAATATTTTGCCAACAAAAAAAAAATCTTCACACCTCGAACAAAAAAAAATATCACCTTCTGTTGACCAACTATCTCAACTAACAACAAAAAAATCTGCATCAATGAAACGGAGCCATCGTATGGTGCGTGTTCTTCTTGAAGAACACAGTACTGCCCAACCAACCGAACTTATTTTTTCATCAAAGAATGGATTTTTAATTGAAAGTCCACTCCATTCGGGAATCACTGCTTCTATCAGTAAAAACGAACTTAAGATTCGAGTTATACATGGAAGAATCAGCCTGGAATGTCCAGATGGTATTTTTCGTAACGTTAAACAAAATGAATTAGTTATTTTCAACCCCTATAAACGTACACAATTTAATGGTAAATCGTACGAGGGAAAAATCTTTCTTAAGATTGATGAAAAAACCAACACCCTCATGGTAATTAACAATGTTGAGCTGGAAACATATATTTATTCGGTACTTCGTTCAGAATCTATTCCGTATTGGCCGCTTGAGATGCATAAAATTCAAGCAATAGCGTCACGTTCGTATTGCTACTATCTGATCAATGCACAACGACCACGCAGTGGATTGTACGACTTAAAAAATTCAAATTTTAACCAGCTTTATAATGGCCATCATCAATTCAAACACTTACGGCAGGCGGTTGAAGAGACCGAAGGTCTTATTTTGACCTATAAAGGCTCTCCTGCACTCACCATGTTTGATGTATCATGCGGCGGCATTATTCCGGGGCACATGCGTCACCAAGATGCAAGCAAACCATATCTCTCTCGCACCCAGCAATGTACCTATTGCAAACGTAATATGTCATGCTACATCTGGAAAGAAGATTTACAAGAAAAAACCTTTCTTTCTTATTTACAATCGTACGCTCCGCTTGCAAAGCAACTTAAAGACATTGGCACGCTCAAAGATGTTAAGACGCTTGACAAAGATAAATCGGGTGTTGTTCACAAAATACAGCTCATTGGTTCAAAGAAAAATGTTACTATTCCGTGCAAAGCTTTAAAAGCAAGCATTAAAGGTAAAATAAAAAGCTTGGCGCTTTCTATTAAAAAAGAGCGCGATCGCATTGTTATTACCGGACGAGGACATGGACATCATCAAGGCCTTTGCCAGTGTGGTGCTCGAGATCTGATTGCTCGAGGATGGGACTACAAAAAGATTTTACAATTTTACTTCCCCCATACGCGATTTGCTCGCCTCACCTAAAAGGAGATTATGCCCAATCATCGTACTCATCTGGTTACCGGCTTAACATGCGCTGGAGTCCTTATTTACGCACTCAACCAGATTAATGCAAACGTATTTCAAATGATGTGGCAGATGCCTCTATGTATTGGCCTTGCATTGACTGGCTCAATTTTTCCAGACATCGATATTGATAGCAAAATGCAACGCCTTTTTTGGCCTATCATAGCGATCGTTTTATGCGCAGCATTAATCAAATCTAAATTTTACCTCTTCTTTATTCTTGTTGCGTGTACCATTTTTGTCATGCTCATCAGACACCGCACAATCACTCACAAGTTTTGGTTTGTTATGAGCTTTCCTTTTGCCCTTGCTTGGTATCTTGGAACAACAAAAGTACAAACTCCGTTTGTTTATGTATCTGCACTGTTTTTTGTTGTTGGTGCATGCTCACATATTTTTTTGGACAGAACCATGACCAGGCTCAAGCGATATCGATAAACAATATCAAAATCGCTTTTAATAGATTTGTTTTTTTTGTATATGCCATTAAAATTATTAATTTAGATCAGAAGAATTCGAGTTATATTTTTATAATTAAGTTTTAAGGAGATTGATTCTCATGAATTCTTTACTCTATATCTCTTCATGGTTTTTTTTTAATGTAATCACTATAAATTCAATAATACCTCTCAATAATCCAGCGCATTCAATTGCTTCAGTAAACCTAAAGCTTAATGCCTTAATAAGTAAAACTGAGCAGCAGATGCAAAAAGCTCATCAAATGCTTGAGAAGGCTTATCAAGATTCTGGTTGCACAACAATAAACCTCACCTCTCTTGACGAAGCTTTATTTGAATCATGTGCTTGTCAAAACTCGATTCAAAATGAAAACAGTCCAGCTCCTCCACCAGAAGAAAATCAACCACTCTTACTAACACAGAACAATCTTCCAAGTTGGATAAAAATAGTTTTACTCACAAGCCCACAGATCCGACTCAAAGAAATTAATAAAAAAATATATGCTCCTCCAACAATTTCAAGTAATGAATTCACCGTTCAAATTACCCCTGGCTGGCATTCACTTTGGTATACAACAGATTCCGAAAGCTCCACGTCTCAACTTTACGGCTTTGATGCTACTTACAACTTGGTTTTAATAAAAAGTACGTAAAGGAAATTTTATGAATATCACTAAAAACATTCGGCTATCAGGCTTTATCATGGCATTGCTCTCGCTTTACCTTTATGAAAATGTATATGGAAATGTGCATTTTTTTGACATACCGCTGGTTGGTCATGGAAATTTTGATTATTACACCAAGTTCTCTATCAAAAATGTTACCGCATCAAAAGCCTTTGATGTTAATAGCAAAAAATCCACTTTGGGTAACTACCTTTTTGGGAAGCCTCAACTTCAAGATATTTTTCTAGCTTCAAAGATGTCCAATATGGGCCTTTTTACTTTGCCGGTCGGATCTCCATTTGGAGGTACTCGATTAGAACAATATCTTGCCTGCTTAGCCCCAACTGAACTAACCTTCAATGCAGAATCTACGGCAAAAATAGTAACAGGCGAATTTTTATACAACTTCAAAACCATCTACTTAAAAAATAAAAATATTATTTTTAGAACTCGAGCAAGCTTTTCATATGTAGAAAAAATTCACCGTCTTTTTATAAAAATATCCAATGGGAGTCTTCAATGCAACGCACCACCAAGCATAGTTAATTCTAATATCAATCAATTCTATACTTATTTTAACGCAGATTTTTCAGACTTTTTAAATCGAGCAGTACTTGAGCCCAAAGGCATAGAATACAAACCACTTAATTCTAAGTCTGGTCTTGGTGATGGACTTTTTTCTTTAGTCGTAGACATTGTTCCACATCACCACACAATTCGTGATATCCAATGGGGCATAAATCTGGGCGTACCTTTAAGTAAGACAACTCAAAAATCAACGCTTTGGCAACCCTACATCACCGATTATCAAAATATTCATATCGGGCTCTTTGGACAGATCTTTACAAAAACCCATCTCAAAACTTTTAACCCTCTCTGTTTCTTTCAAGCCAATTTCATTCCTCGACATCAAGAAATTTTTCGAATGAGCTCTATGAAAACTCATCAAGATCTCAAATTTATTCCTCCTCCCTTTAAGACCTACACACAGCAACCATTCTCTCTTGTAGATAGTGTCATTCCGGAGTTTGCCGACCAAAAAGCTTCATGCAAGGTCAACCCACACGCTTCGTTTTTTGCAACAGTAGGCAATGCCATGAATGATATTTTTTTTGCAGATCTTTACTTGACCCTTTATTATCATTTCTTCTTTCAAACAAAATCAAAAATAACTCCCTTGTCACAACCTGATAAGTTTGATGCCAGAACGCTTAAGCAGCAATTTCAACAGCAAAGCCATACCTTGGCTCTTCACTTAACCGCTTACTATAACAAACAAGCTCGTTTTTCTATTGGTCTTCAAAAAATGATTTCAGGCAAGAACACTCCAAACGAAAGCAGCATATACGGAACTGCAGAAATATCTTTTTAAAAAGCATATTTCTTGATTTATTATTTTTTACTTAATTTTACAACAGATATTGTGATAACCTAAAAAACGATTAATTTTCTTAAAAATAAATGTGAAGCGGTGATTCGCTTTTAAAATATTGGTTATACAATGACAAGACGCTCCATATTTCAACTTATTTTTTGCATAATTCTGAACGTTCATTGTACGATTACTTCTCTTACCCCCCCCCCCTCAGTTCATGTACATCGTGCAAATTTAGGCAAATTCTATGCCACCAACAAAACCTGCAATCTGCTCTTTTTAAACTAAAAAATTTTTCAAATCTCGTTTTAAGACTCGTTGCATTTCAAAATTGTATTCTTCAAAACAATCTTGAAACTCTGAATCAGTTGA is a window encoding:
- a CDS encoding metal-dependent hydrolase yields the protein MPNHRTHLVTGLTCAGVLIYALNQINANVFQMMWQMPLCIGLALTGSIFPDIDIDSKMQRLFWPIIAIVLCAALIKSKFYLFFILVACTIFVMLIRHRTITHKFWFVMSFPFALAWYLGTTKVQTPFVYVSALFFVVGACSHIFLDRTMTRLKRYR
- a CDS encoding ribonuclease HI family protein, whose translation is MEKQLSILGCTPEPKNDTQSNEKKIKTPTPPVDKLKPRWQIFVDGAARGNPGPSGAGIYVVDHQIPLIQKGIFLGNKTNNQAEYLALLLAIFFARSYCESKQIPIPYLHFISDSELLIKQLNGFYSVKNPILIEFNLAVLAMLKDIPHTFTHVVRAHNKHADALANKGVDKRTKIPTDFLKFVADYNPLIVSLL
- a CDS encoding SpoIID/LytB domain-containing protein — protein: MKLRLLFYLLPCVGCTLFATQQENILPTKKKSSHLEQKKISPSVDQLSQLTTKKSASMKRSHRMVRVLLEEHSTAQPTELIFSSKNGFLIESPLHSGITASISKNELKIRVIHGRISLECPDGIFRNVKQNELVIFNPYKRTQFNGKSYEGKIFLKIDEKTNTLMVINNVELETYIYSVLRSESIPYWPLEMHKIQAIASRSYCYYLINAQRPRSGLYDLKNSNFNQLYNGHHQFKHLRQAVEETEGLILTYKGSPALTMFDVSCGGIIPGHMRHQDASKPYLSRTQQCTYCKRNMSCYIWKEDLQEKTFLSYLQSYAPLAKQLKDIGTLKDVKTLDKDKSGVVHKIQLIGSKKNVTIPCKALKASIKGKIKSLALSIKKERDRIVITGRGHGHHQGLCQCGARDLIARGWDYKKILQFYFPHTRFARLT